CTTGCGATCTGTTGTCTTTATCCGGCTCTTTGGGTGCTGCTGTCTTCTTTCCGGCCGGGTACCTCGCTGTACAGCGATTCGTTTATTCCAAAGTCGTTTACGCTGTCGCACTACACGGAGCTGTTCCATTCGAAGGTATTCCTGTACGGCAGATGGTATCTCAATACGCTCAAAATTGCTTTCCTGTCCATGATCTTCTCGACGATTCTGTCGACGATGAGCATGTACGCGTTGTCGCGCTTCCGTTTCAAGGGGCGGAAAACCCTGCTGACAACCCTGCTTGTCCTCGGCATGTTCCCGGGCTTTATGAGCCTGGTGCCGGTGTATATTTTTCTGCTTCAGCTTAACCTTCTTGATACCCACGCAGCGATTATCATCGTTTATTCCGCTGGTTCGGTATTGATGAACGGGTTTGTGATAAAAGGGTTCTTCGATACGATTCCGCGCAGCCTTGATGAGTCGGCAAGGATTGACGGCGCGAACCACTTGCAGATTTTCTACCGGATCATGCTGCCGCTTGCCCGCCCGATTCTGATCTATGTCGCGCTGACGACGTTTGCGGGAGCTTGGGTCGACTTTATTTTCGCCCGGCTGGTGCTTCGTTCGAAAGAGAACTGGACGCTTGCCGT
This region of Paenibacillus sp. JDR-2 genomic DNA includes:
- a CDS encoding sugar ABC transporter permease, with translation MKAGQSKNRYIRLTLSYVVLTLLAICCLYPALWVLLSSFRPGTSLYSDSFIPKSFTLSHYTELFHSKVFLYGRWYLNTLKIAFLSMIFSTILSTMSMYALSRFRFKGRKTLLTTLLVLGMFPGFMSLVPVYIFLLQLNLLDTHAAIIIVYSAGSVLMNGFVIKGFFDTIPRSLDESARIDGANHLQIFYRIMLPLARPILIYVALTTFAGAWVDFIFARLVLRSKENWTLAVGMWDLVSSYQNSNFTMFAAGAVLIAVPITLLFVFLQKFLVQGLTAGASKG